GCCCGCTGGAAGCCGGCAGCTGCCAGCTGGCACTGGACCTGGGTGAAGTAGGCATGATCCCTCTTCAGGGCATAGGAATCCCCGTTCACCTCCAGGCAGAAGTCCTTGTCCTTGCAGGCCTCGCGCACTGTCCTGTTCCTGTGCTTATAGGGACACTTCacctccagcagccccagggtCTTCCCCGTGGCCACCTCCTTGATGATGCCATCGGGGCTGGCAGCGATCCAGTTCTTCTCCCGGTCAATGAAGAGGCCGCAGTCCTCCACCCGCACCGGGCTGCCCACTTCCCGCGACTTCAGCTGCTCGTAGGCCTGCACGGCCACCTTCTCGTTGCGCAGCCCCCAGGACATGGCTGGTGTCTGCACCCTGGGGCTGGAGCTCACCACTGCTTTCAGGTAGGACTGGGGCACCTTGGATGTCTTGCCATTGGCAAACTTGCTGTTGGCGATCCTGGGGGCCACAGAGGCGGTGATGCGGTTCTCTCGCCACTCGTACCACTTGGGGTTGCTCCGCTGGCCACGTGTCTCCTTCTCCACCCATGGaatgtcctggctctccaggggGGGCAGGAACCATCCACAGGCACTGCTTGGGTCAGCCTCAggctgctgtttctgtgcaCTGTTAGGTctggcagcactggcagctcCTTTTGTATCAGGTGGCTGCTTCGAGGTTCCAGGGCAACTCCTGGTGGATTCTCTGTGCTGGTCCCTGGCATCTCCTCGGGCTCCACGAGATGCTGCAGACCTTGGCTGAGAGGAGTCTGGCTTTGTCCCCTTGCCCTGGCTGGGGCCGGCAGCTGGAGAACTCCTGGATTGACTGCCGGCAGCCGGAGAACTCCTGGATTGACTGCCGGCAGCCGGAGAACTCCTGGATTGACTGCCGGCAGCCGGAGAACTCCTGGATCGGCTTCCTGCAGCCGTGGCCCTGGCTCTGCTGGCTGAGGCAGAAGGCGGTGGCGCAGCGGGGGTGGTTTTGGAGGCAGCTGTGGCAGGTTGAGGGGATGATGTGCCTGCGGTCTCCTTCCTGGGTCTCCCCATCGTTATATGTCAGAGGGTCTGGTGCTGTGGGTATGGAATAAAGTTGAATGCACATCCCCAAAACACaaatttgcctttctttggtaCTTCTCTCTGCCTGCTCCAGGATGCTGGCATCCCCTTCTCGCACAGCTCTGTCCCTATGCCTTCTCTGGGGTGACACACCATACTGGGCTGCTGGCTGGttcagcagtgctggggtgctTGTGCATCTCCCCATTCCTGTGAAACCCAGCCCTgcgtggggccagggctgccccCCCCACCGCCTATGCTCCTGCTCAGCAACCCAGGGAACAGGGCAGGGGGACAGCGGGGTCCCCTCGGGGCCACCTCCACAGGGGACAAGGGAGCACACTCGCAGAGCGGCGCCCACACGGGGACCGGGCGGGCTCCCCGAGGGCCCATCACCCGGCCGGCGTGGGAGGGCGCGCCCAGCACCGCTCCGGGGCGCCCCACGCGTGCTCTGCGGCCGGGACATAGGGCCTGGAGCTCCCCAGGACCCTGCCCGGTGCCGCCCGGCCTCAccgctccgccgccgccgctccggaAGCGCGTCCCGCCCGCACCACGTgcccgcgggggcggcggcggccccgggacgcggggggagcggcgctgggggccgggccgggctgcaAGGGTCCGACCGAgccccccgccgctccccgctaGAGGGAAGCAGCCGCTCGGCCATCCTCGCCCGCTGGGGATCTGCCCGGACTTGCCCGGTCACCGTCCCGCTACCCCCTTCGCTTCTGGTTCCCTCCCGCATCACCCCCGCGCTCCCCCCACGCAAAGATGATTTTGTTCTGGGCTGGGGTCGAGCTCCCGCAGCTCCCACCGCGCCCTGCCCTCCCTTCCCCGGGCCTTTCGGGCTGGTTTCTCTTCCAGGTCCCCCCGTCCCCTTTTCCCAGCCCCGTCTCTCCAGCCTGACTCCTCATCCGCTGCCCCCTGGGAAGGGGCCTCGGCGCTGTGTGCCCCATCCCTGTCTGCGGGCAGGGGCCCGAGCCTGGCAGGAACGCAGGCACAGCCCGCCCGGCACCCAGCACCCCGCCTTCGTCCCCGGGCTCCCGTGCGAAGGGACGAGCTGACCTGACCAGACCGCCCGGTGCTGCTGAGccccggctgctgctgctgctgtcaccggGCTGATCCGAAGCACCAGGGTCCAGCCCCAACGCCCGCGCAGCTGGGCCTGCCTCAGGGGCGTGGGAGTTTCGGGTTCCTGAAAACCGGGGAGTTTCGTTTTCAGCAGCGACCTGGTGCTGCCACAGGGTGGCTGCTGGTGTTTTCGGCTGCGGGAAGGAAACCCAGCAGCCTCCAGTGCGTGTGCTGGGATCTGCCTGTGCCAGCATCATCCCGGGAGGGTTTCGGTTAACTCTGGGCAAGGAGGAGCACTGGCAGCTTTCCCAGCTCTTTTCCCCAGGGGTCTCTGATGTCTCCACGAGCCATGTCTGTCTCTGCTGACGTTTcatttcctgctgctttctccttccAGCCCGTCTGTAACTCCGGGCAGCTGAGCAGACCAATATTGCACAGGTTAAACCAAGGTGCACATGATTTTGACCAGAAACAATATCagctttcccttctttctccgTGGCTGCCTTTCCGCAGGGTCTCGTTTAATTTGTGCTGATTAACgagcagcagagagctggaCAGGATGCCCCTGCCCCTCtccctgcaggcagagcccctgGCTTTGCAGCCTCAGCTGGCTCTGAGGAGCTGCAGTTGCATTGAGTGCGGTCACTCCCAGCCTGACACCGGCTGGTGTCTCCCTGGGTTTTGTGCTATTTCCTCCCACAGCACTCAATTTGCAGGGTTTATCAGTGACTTAGGGCCTGAGAGCATCTGCAAGAGCTTTGCAGTCTGCGCTCCCTCCAGCCAACCCTGTCTTTGGGTGATAATTCAGCTCAATAAACCCAGGACAAGGTACAGATGATTTGAGGATAAATATCCTGATTGTGACTGGTCCCTTGGGTGTTATGGCAGCCTCTGCCGAGGGCTGCATGGGGTTTTTGGAGCACAAGGGCATTTAATTGCGTTGGGCTGAGCTGGGACTGTGTTTGCAGGGTTTAACACGCGCATTAGCTCAGCAGTCTGCTGAAAAGCGATGCTGAGCTCTCCAGGGGTTTATTTATGGCTGTGACGAGCTGCTTTAGGGAAGCTGTGAtggtgcagagcagggacatGCAAGCCTGTTGTTTGATACTGGTGTGAGCGCTGTACGGAGCAGGATGGAGCTCATCTGTGTCTCCCTGGGGCTGCCACACGTTGCTGGCGGGCTGGGGAGGCTCAGCTGCATCCCTGGCGCTCTGCATGCTGTGGTTGTTCGCCTGCCGTTAGCACCAGCGCTGCAGACGGCGTCTGACGCCGGGGGCTGGCCAAGCCCCATCTCCCTGACTGGTGGCACCGACCCAGCGCTTGCATTTGGAAGCTTTTATTCGCTCCAGCTTGGCCTAGAAACAATAtctcagagaaaaatcaaagcttgcgagttgttgtgggttttttgtttcgttgtttgttttctttttctggggcTGGAACAGCCGAGGCACTCACTGTGATGATGGGAGCGGGAGCCCTGTGCACGGTACAGGCTGGGTGGATGTGCTGCGGTACGTGCTGTGCCTCCAGTAGCTCGCAGAGTTGGTGTCTGTCATGTGCGGGGGTCATATATAGGTTAGCATCCTTCTCCTGCGGTCATTAATGAAGGGAAGGAGCGCAGCTGCACACTTTAGCTCTTCTCTCCCCGTGCGGCACAAGGAGGGGAAGCGGCGTGCCGTGGGGCATCCAGCACGGGGAGAAGAAATGGCTCAGCATGCTCATGCAAGCACCCTGGGGACATGCAGAGTGCCTCTCTGCCAGATAATTGTGTTGGCTGAAGTGCagggtgaggggtctggaggaGGGAGTGTGTCCCATGCTACTGCATGCAGCAACGGGCGTCTTCCACCAAGATCTTCCCCTTTGGTCCTGCCATCACCTCTGAAACCCATATTGAGGAGCCAAAGCCATAGCAGCGTGTGTGTGGGCTGGGAGGTGAGATCCAGAGGAGagatgctgctctgccaggccTCCTCGCTCCAGTGCCGCTCTGAAGTCACCTGCAGAGGCCCAGGGACCACTCAGTCCCCAGTGCTGCCTGCTCTATCTGCCCTGGTTTGTGCCTGCGTGGCTGGGCTTCAGGTTCGGTGTGGCTGTGATGGTGGGTTTTGTGGTGCGTAGGAGGGTGGGGGTTCCCCTCTGAGTACTCTATAaaaagagctgcagcagcacggtCCTATCTATAGCACAGCGAGGGAGCTGCCTGGGAGAGGCTGGGCAGGGATTAGCCCCAAATCTGAGGCTGCAGTGGTGGCTGAGGGATTCCCAGCCCCAGGCTGTGAGATCTCCCTGCCAGCACATGAGTCCCGGCTATACTGGGATTTCCTGACTGTCTCCACCCTCCCCAAGGGGGCTTATTGTCACGCTTGTCACCCAAAGGCTGGGGTCTCCCCAAATCCTCCCTCTTTCCTGCCCTTTGGGGCTGGGATTTCACTGCAGCACATGGAGGCTGATGAGaactgccctggtgagaccccaggGCATCTGGGTTTGTGGTGGATGCTCAGCATCTGCCTGCGCTTGGTTTTCTTGCAGTAGTCTCAGAGGAGCTGAGTCCTTTCCCAGTTAAGCTGGTTGTGACACTTGTGGCCCACAGTATTTGTACCAGAGTTCAGCTGGCTGATGGGGACTTGTGTTTtgccttgtgctttctttgcagGGGGGATACAAGGGGTGGCTGCGTGTCCCAGGCAGCCAAACCCCATCCTTGTGGATGCCACAGCATTATGCTGGGGTGTCACCAGCACCCAGGTTTGGCTGGACATCACCACTCTGTGGGTGCAGAGCAGCCCACAGCGGTGGGCTCTGCTCTTGGCCGGGCCCAGTGCCATCGGTGAGAGCATCCCCCAGCTCTCCCCGGGGCAGCAGTACTAGGGAGTGTGTCTCTTTAATGAGGCTGGGcttggagcagctctgctgctggcacaggaGTGAGGGATGGAGCGAGGGCGGTGAAGGAGCCAGTGCCAGAGAGGGAgcctgcagcagggagaggcAGGGAAGGACCGCTCACCcccctgggcaccacagcccccAGCCAGAGGGGCAGGAAAACCCACCCCCAGGGCAGGGGGCTCTGCACAGGGCAGGGACCAGTGGGTGCTGAGCCGAGCCTGCAGCCCCTGTgtcatcctcctcctccaggtAAGGGCCAGGGTTGTGGGAGGGCTGGGGCCACGGTGGCCTGGGACCCTGTGGGTATCGTGCAAATTCTGGGTGCCCCAGAGTTGCACATGTGCTGCCGGGACAGCCCTGGATGGCAGGAGGGATGAGAGATGGGAGATGAGGCAGCAGGGCCACGAAAGTGCTGAAATCACCATCCGGCGTGGATCTGACAGGGCTGGCTTGGATAACTGCTGAAAACGTGCTCCGGGGTGTCAGCAACCGGTCCATTGCCCACACCACAAACGTCCCATGTCCAGGGGAGCAGAAGGACCCTTTTGCAGGGCTGCCCTTCTGGGGTGTGCCCACATCAAGGGAaatctgtggggctgggacatcTTTTTGGGGGTTACCTGTGTTAAGGTGCATGAAGGGCAAGTAACTCCTGTTTCCTGGCATGGGGCTGGGGTTTTCCAGGGGTTTTAGCAGCTctggggaggagagagcagcagcacagatcaTGGATGCGGTGCGTGTGTTGGGTcgcatgtgcatgtgtgcacgcgtgtgtgcgtgtgtgtgtgtgtgtgcagcaggCTCTGCTCTCTGTTTTGTCTCTCTAGCAGATGAAGCAGCAGTGCCAGCCAGGGCACAGCACCGCAGGCAGGATGCTTGGGCTGGGGACAGCCTTTTGCCCTGTCCCCTTTGCCTGAAGCTGCCAGGGAAatccctttcccctcctctcctccttttcgGGCTCTCTGCAAAGTGGCATGTCCCCAGCAGCAGTGCCGTCACCTCCTGCCTCTATGGCATCCTCCCTGCTCCGGGAGTTGGGATGGATCCTGCTCCACTTCCCCTGTGCCCCATCCCAACCAAGTGATGTGGAGATGTCCTAtgagggaggtggggggggtAAGGTGGGCGAGAAGGAGGGGCATCCATGCCTCCTGGCTCCAGGTGCTACTGTAGAGGCTTGGGCTCCTATCCTTCCATCTTTTTACCAGCCTGTGCATCTGTCATCAGTGGAAATTTCCACTGGGTTTGCTGGTGTCAGGGTTGGCCTCATCCTTCCCCAGCACCACGGTGCACCCCAGTGAGGGTGGCTCTAGCTGCAGCAGGTGAAACTCTGACAACTTTGCAGGCAGCTAAGGAGGGTGGGCTGGGCTCAGGCGCCCGGCTTGCTGCAGCAGCCTTGCTAGAAAACTCAACCTGCCCACGGGTGAGAAGAGAAACATTAAGTTATTCTGACCTAGAGAAGAGTTAGCTCCTCCTTGCCTTCACTGAGAGCTCTTTGCTGCTGGGCACGGAAGCCAcccccagccctgttcctgctgcagccccctcTGTATTGGGGATGCTGTTGGTTAAACCAGCtcctgtgggcagcaggtgggaagcgaggaagaggaaggggctGCAAAGGCACTGGTGACcatgctggggatggggaggagggTGGATCTGTTGGTGATGCCATGCTGGCACCTGGGGACAATTTGCTGTCCCAGGGTAAGAAGATGAAGAGGATGGGGAGAGGACGTTTGATCTGGTTTTATTCATTACCATGGGGCTTAGAGCCACCAGCACGAAGCGTGGCAGGGCCAGATGGACCCTATTTACTCTGCGAGGGTAAATGTAAAAAGAAGTGATAAAAAGCAGCCGGGACGGCTTCTCCGGTAAGTCCCTGGTAAACAAGCTGGCAGTGCCCCAGCCAACAGGCAGCACAGCAAATAGCAGGAGCGTTGCTGAGCATTAAGCTGGGTGCCTTGGGAACAAATGGAAGTGCTTTGGGATGAAATCCATCTTTAATGGCTCGATGTGGCTGGtctgggggtgtccctgtctCCAGAGGGGTTAGGTGCTGTGGTCAGGGCAGGACCTGGCTGAGGATGTTCCCAGTGGTGGGATGGCCAGTGTGGGGAAAAGCCAGGCTGTGTGTTGCCCCTGTGCCACCCTGTGTGTTGGCAGACCAATGTGGGGGGCTCACCAGCATCTTGCATGTGGAGTGGAGGGTGGTCAGGACCTGGCGGCATAACCCTGCATTGCCAATTGAGCACGTAAACAGCTCCCCTCCAGCATAATGGACTTATTTTCCTGGGATGCGGCCACATTGCTAATGCACTTCTGCGCTTCTTGGGGGCTCCCTGTCTCTCACCAGCTGCAGGCTCAGTCCTGGCGCTGCCTCCGAGGCTGTAGCCTCCTCCGCTTTCAGGGGTGCTCTGGGAGAGACACCCTGTGACTTCACGCTGAGGGCACCCCAAGCCTCATGTTACTGCTGCTCGTACGAGCCGTTCCTGGGACAAAGGCCGCTGGAGTCAGGGGACCAGATGGCCGGCTTGTACCTGGCCTTGTCCTTGCCTGGATGCGTTGCACGCTGGAGCACCAGGACACAGTGTGACGTGGGGACCTCGCTGCCTTTGGCTAGTGGGTGCCTGGGTTCGGTGTGGAATTCAGCTAGGAGCTACAGACCTGTGTCTGGAGTGGGACCCATGCATACTGTTCATGGAAAGGCAAGACTGAGGCTGACCCAAATATTTTAGGAGAATATTTGATGGCATGAGACAGGGTGACAATAGAGAGATGCTTTGGCCCCAGGCAATTACTTAGGATGCTGCTCCCCGGTGGCTTTCCCAAGGGAAACAGAGGTGTGGAGTGGGCTGGTGCCCTGGCTGGAAAGCATCCCCGGCCATCTCTTTTTCTGCAGAAGGCTGGGATGCCGCACACATCCATCTCTGGGCAGAGAATCACTCACCCCAAGGCAAAGAGCATCCTCCCAAGTGGGGCTCCCCCCCTGCAGCGCCTTCccctctgtgctgctcttcagTGCAGTGCTGACCTTGTTGTTAATTATTAAACATCCAGCAAACACTGCTCGCTGTTTTGTCCTAGTTACACCGTGGGCTTCTcacccttcctttttttttttttttttttttaatttattttaaacaaattaccCTGGTAACCTCTGTGGGTGGATGGAGATGGGTGCAGCAGATGCTCCTCTCCCAGCCAGTGCAAGAGATGGTCTGGGGAGTCTCTGGAGAGGCTCTGGAGCCACCAAGCTGCTTTGAGGTGGCTGAGAGATGGGCTGCATGTGGCTGGCTGTTATCTGACTTGTCTAGGAGCCTCTGTCTGCCAGGGTTTGGGGCTTGTATGTAATTGCTGCTGTATACCAGCAGTCATTTCACTGCCAGATTGATTTACCTGTGGGGTGGAAGAGCTTTCTGTGCGCTTTTGTAGCTTCAGACCCAGTTTGCAGGTGGGCTGGGGTCTGAGCAGAGACCTGGGTCCAGGTCCATGTGTTTTGtagatgctgcagagcagcatctccGGGTGTGGGGAGCACATGGGACCCGCTGCCCCCTTGCAGGCTGGGCAGATGGAAGCAGTTTGCGTGCACAAGCTGCCTCTCAGCAGACCCCATCCCTGAGCACCCAGCACCTGCCTCCTTTCTGCCCACAGCCACTCACCGAGGCACCATGCCGGGCCTGTATTCCCTCTCCTCCTGGGAGGCTTTGCCCCTGAAGAGCTCCAGGGTGAAGGCTTGTGCCAATGGGTACTCCCTAAGCATCACTGCTCACCTTGCGTACACCAACCCCCACGAGGAGCCTGTGGAAGGTAAGGGGGGGCTACTGGGACTGGCAGGGACCTGGGCTGCCTGCATGGCCCCCTAAAAACACCTGTGTTGGAGAGCGTCCCATCTCCAGCCCACCTGTGTCCTGGCCCCCAAGCATTGCTCAGTTTAGTGGATGAAGGTGGAGGCCAGTGGTGGTGGGGCAACCACCGACACCCATCATCGAGTGAGGCCAGGCAAGAACATTctcagtgctgaggaacaggagGATTTCTTCCTCCAGGTGAACCAGCCTGTGGGTCCTTACTGTGTGTTGCCCCTCACCCGTGGATTTAAATTGCCCTGCCCTTAGCAGTGCTGCCATGGCCAGCCGGTGCCGCGGCGATGCCCGTCCTGGGATCTGCCTCTGGGCTCTCTCCCACCCACAGGCATCTTCATCTACCCGCTGGAGGAGTCGGAGGTGGTGGCCGGCTTTGAGGCGGTGGCAGGCAGCCGACGGGTGACATTCCAGGTCCAGAACCGGCACCGGGCACGGGATTGCTGCCTCCAGtgtggccccagccccagccggCCGCGCCGCTGTGCCAGCGGTGAGTGCTGTGGCACTGGTGATGCTGCTGGGTCCTCCTGGCCAGGAGGCTCTGAGCGAGCAGTGATGAGGTGTGTGGGGATGCGAGgggctgagagatcctgccaggccaccctggtGCCGTGGGGGTTCTCTGGGAAGACCTCAGCTTCCCCAGGGCTTTACCTATCCCTTTGCAAGGCCTTCATTACACCTGCATTCTATTGCCCCCTTTGAGAATAATTAGTGCaaaacagggacaggagttggactctgtGATCCTTGTccgtcccttccaactcaggacattctgtgattctaattaACTCCCCCTTCCCAACCCTGCACACCCCGCTGACCCTCCCACcatcccttccctgcccaggcCACCTTGTCCTGGACGAAGACACAGAGCGCTCCACCTTCATCATCATCACGGGCACGCTGTGCCCATTGGAGACCCTGGACGTCACCCTGAGCACGGCGCAGGAGCTGCCCACGCTGCCGGATGGGGCCCTGCGCCTCCACCTGCCCCCCGTCCTCGTGCCCCGCATCCCCGCTGTCCCCGAGAGTGAGCCGGCAAGCTTGTGTGACGACAGGTTGGCCCTATGGTGATTTTCATGGCTTCCTCACTCTCCGCCATCCTGGGGGGGAATGCCGATGCTGGGTGAGCAGGGAGTGGGGTAGGAGCCATCACTGCCTCTCCCCTCACAGCCCCACCAGCTGCTTCAGGGGGCCGGGTGCCCGGAGCCCGCCAACCCCCACGGTGCCTGCAGAGAGCATCGATGTCTTTCGGGGACGACCTTGCAACCCCTTTCCTTATGAGTTTGCCTTCGAGCTGCTGGTGAAGGGCCCGTGCTTGCTGGCAGGTAGGGGGGCAGCTCAGCTGTTGTCAGTTCATTGGGCAAAACCTCCTGAAACATGGGTGACATTCCCCAGGATGGTGTCCCCCTGGTCCCTCTGTGCTTCTAGGGGGACACAAGCccccttcctgggcagcctcttgCACTCCCTACCTGAAAAAAAGCCCCTTCCCCATCCGCAGGGCTGAGACGCACCCCCCCAAAGTCTCCACACGTGCCTTTGGGTAGTGCTGGATCAGCAGTCCTGGGGAGATGTGATGGATGGGGGGAGGACAGGTGAGGAGGGGGTGCGGGGCGGTGGGGACACACTCCTGGCTGCCAGCCCAGTTAATCCCATTAGAGCTGGCAGGGAGCAGCCACCAACACTGCGCCAGGCTGGCACAGTCACGGAGCCTGGGGGCTGGGGGATGTGAGGGACTGCCCCAGAGCCTCGTGTCCCCACAGGGCTGGAGAGTCCAACCCATGCCCTGCGAGCAGATGCCGACCCCTgggccagctctgctgccaccacCCGCGTCACCCTGGCTGAGCCCCACTGCTATGACAGGGACCTGGAGATCATCCTCTACCCCTGTGGTGAGTGGGGATGGTGCCCTGAGCAGGTTTGGAGGGGATGGGGCATCACCCCAAAAGCATCTGGAGCATCGACACAGACCCCTGTGGCATGGGGCAGCTCCGAACCCCCTTGTGCCCCCCAGAGCCTCACCACCCCCACCTGGTGATGGAGGATGGCACCATGACGTACCCCGAGTATGAGGCCCACGTCCGGAGCCGCCGGGATTACGCACGGATTGCCAGGAAGGATCGCAGCGGCGAGAGACAGGTGACAGGGCATGGCCACTGCTGGCCcggcggggaggaggaggaggaggaaaggggacATGGAGGGAAAGGGGGTGGGGAAGACCTTGGCACAGACCAGGGCGGGTGTGAGAAAGCCCCTGGCCTGCCTGGTTCGCAGGTGGCTTTCGTGCAGAAGCGTTTCCACAAAGACATCTTCCCCAACCCTGTGCTGATGTTGAACTTCTGCCCGGTGGTGGAgggtgtccctggggacctgcagaACGTCACCCGCGAGGTCCTCTTCCTCATCGACTGCAGCAGCACCATGAGCGGCCCTGACCTCAACAAGGTCAAGGTGAGGCACAACCACAGGGtaccatggggctgggggtgctgcctGGGTGCCTGGTCCTTAGCAGCTCTCTCTGGTCCCCGCTGTCACCCCAGGAGGCTTTGCTGGTGGCCCTGAAGAGCCTCCCATCGGGGACGCTGCTCAACGTCGCCGGCTTTGGCACTGATGTCAAGCCGCTCTTCCCATCCAGTCGCCTCTGCAGCAATGTGAGTGCCGCCAGGCACAGTGCACCCCCACCCCTCTCTGTGCCCCCTCCTGCCGCACCTCAACATGGGCGGGGGGCTGGTGACCCTGGGAACCACTGCGAGGCCACTCTCTGTGTGAGCAGGAGACGCTGCGCCGAGCCTGTGAGCACCTCGGGGGGCTGCAGGTGGACACGGGTGGCACCAACCTGTTGGTGGCCCTGGGCTGGGCGCTGGCGCAGCCCCTGCACCACAGCTATCCCCGCCAGCTCTTCCTCTTCACTGACGCGGCAGCGGGCAACACGGGCAGGATCCTCCGGCTGCTGCGCAGGCAGGCCAGCACTGTCAGGTATGGCACCGGGGCCATGAGAGGGTCACGATGCTCTCCATGTGCCCTGGACCGTTCCCAccactttttccttctgcagccccaaatctcATCTGCACCAACCCCAAGGGTGTTCTTCACCCATCACATCCCTCAACCCCGCTGGCTTGGCTTCCCCTGGGGTGCCCCAAGCCAGCAGCCAGCCAGGGTGGCACCTTCGGCCACCAAACACCCCTGCCCAGGCCCTGGCACCAGCGTGGCTGTGGCTTTTCATtgcccagctctcctgcaggTGCTTCAGCTTCGGCATGGGCCCACGGGTGTGCCGGCAGCTGCTGAAGGCCATGGCCAAGGTCAGCAGGGGCCGTGCCGAGTTCCTGAGCCCAGCTGAGAGGCTGCAGCCCAAGGTAATGCCCAGGTGTGGATGGGGGAgtgtggggggcacaggggctACCACAGTGTCTGATGCCAGCTCCTCTTCCTGCCCCAGCTGATCAAGTCCCTGAAGAAGGCGATTGAGCCAGCCATCAGCGACATCACCATCGACTGGTACCTCCCTGATAGCATGGAGGCCCTGCTCTCGCCCACTGAGCTCCCAGCCCTCTACCCTGGCGACTGCCTCGTCAGCTACTGCGTCCTCTACAGCATTGCCCGCTTCCGCGACAGGCGCCCGCCGGTACGACTGGCATCGCCCCCGGCATGGGGAGGACGCATGTTCCTGGTGCTGCCAACGTCTCCCTGTGCCAGGGGTGTGACGGCAGTGCCCTCTCTCCCCCAGGGCCGGGAAGGGGCTCGCCGAGGCTCCCGCAGCTCAGCCTTGCCCTCCCGGGAGGAGATGCCCAGTCCCGGGGAGAGCCATCCACCACCCCGGAGCACCCTGGGATCCAGGGATGCCTCCCTGGAGCTCTCCACGGGGGGCACAGAGGCATCAGAACGGAGTgagtggggctgtggtgggggtggggggcaggtgTGGAGCCACAGGCTGATGAGATGTGCACTTGCTGGGCAGGTGTGGATCCTGTTTCGGGGGGAGACATCTGGAAGCGGATTTACCAGCCTTCGTACATCCAGGAGCAGTATGTCCTGACGCACTGCTCCGTCAGCACCAACCGCAGCCAGGGGCTGCTCTCCCGCAGCTCCACCAGCAGCGAGTCCACGGGCTCTCACGACGTGGCCCCTGAGGGCGGCTCCTCAGCCCCTGGCACGGATGCCACCTCCCAGCAGGGCCAAAAGAGCCTGTCCCTCTGTGAGTCCTCCACCAAATCTGCCCCGCTGCCCTCTGCCTCGGCTGGCACCAAGGTAAGGATGCTAACGGGGTGCAAGGGCTCACAAATGGGGGAGTTGCTTCTGGTTTAGCACGGGGTGTTGCTGTTGTGCCTGGACACAGCCCAGCCAATGGGCTGGAAACTGGAGTGCTGTAGTCTGGGTTTTAAGAAAGGGTCGGCTGTGCATGCTGCGAGGAGGCTCCTCAGGTGGTTTTGCCCTACTGGGatggcacagctggggacaaaGTAGCTggtcctccagctccctggGACTGCAAGTCAGCTGGGTGGTTAACAAACTCCCTAGCCAACTCAAATGCTGCAGAAGTCAAGTGAAAATCGATGGGTTGGCATCAGGTAACAAACCTACCCAGCTGGAGAGGGTGGGGTGGGCTGGCTGAGCTCCTGCTTGGCTCCTTCAACCCGCAGCCAGTGCAGCTGGGCACTTCATTAGCAATGGGACATGTCCCCTCTGCTTCATAGCTGGGTTTAAAACCCAGCCAggaggctgggatggggagaggcAGCTCCCTTGGTGACAATGGCCCCGAGGCCAGGCGAGGCCAG
The sequence above is a segment of the Columba livia isolate bColLiv1 breed racing homer chromosome 9, bColLiv1.pat.W.v2, whole genome shotgun sequence genome. Coding sequences within it:
- the VWA5B2 gene encoding von Willebrand factor A domain-containing protein 5B2 isoform X2, encoding MPGLYSLSSWEALPLKSSRVKACANGYSLSITAHLAYTNPHEEPVEGIFIYPLEESEVVAGFEAVAGSRRVTFQVQNRHRARDCCLQCGPSPSRPRRCASGHLVLDEDTERSTFIIITGTLCPLETLDVTLSTAQELPTLPDGALRLHLPPVLVPRIPAVPESEPASLCDDSPTSCFRGPGARSPPTPTVPAESIDVFRGRPCNPFPYEFAFELLVKGPCLLAGLESPTHALRADADPWASSAATTRVTLAEPHCYDRDLEIILYPCEPHHPHLVMEDGTMTYPEYEAHVRSRRDYARIARKDRSGERQVAFVQKRFHKDIFPNPVLMLNFCPVVEGVPGDLQNVTREVLFLIDCSSTMSGPDLNKVKEALLVALKSLPSGTLLNVAGFGTDVKPLFPSSRLCSNETLRRACEHLGGLQVDTGGTNLLVALGWALAQPLHHSYPRQLFLFTDAAAGNTGRILRLLRRQASTVRCFSFGMGPRVCRQLLKAMAKVSRGRAEFLSPAERLQPKLIKSLKKAIEPAISDITIDWYLPDSMEALLSPTELPALYPGDCLVSYCVLYSIARFRDRRPPGREGARRGSRSSALPSREEMPSPGESHPPPRSTLGSRDASLELSTGGTEASERSVDPVSGGDIWKRIYQPSYIQEQYVLTHCSVSTNRSQGLLSRSSTSSESTGSHDVAPEGGSSAPGTDATSQQGQKSLSLCESSTKSAPLPSASAGTKVPVALSTEELARQKKTLARAALAGRSFSSPHGELDARRLCRALEKVSQKRNQSLEGQLDQLGSQARRLQPSTVESNNLLSPTHLDWDMLVEPSYLFSASPVPEPGEPSPGNASLPLRCQVVIHALQAGKPVSWEVTASLEPLLQPREGPDGGDPLRQGGKSWDKPLHRLAARSVIQDNENAAQREAELQQGFARRFRLKAVQTSKACNVPSLYTRLVSVDGATQAALPAAPELWGTAGSASRPRATPSGSWPRRSSSAGLGQQHDREEQDEAPIAADRVETPGSPASISSPTYGWEKPNCSNGPPTSPSTTSMGSQKSTESIAGSRFSLGRRRGPSLVLRPQCLSPESECSSNHASHDYLPLVQLQQARGPFQLTESFSEVVQIPLDRLRRASPYASHRASLSPTSPGARSSPEAAPGGEEGEDPPAGPQPGSPPSRSTCSEVPSAAVWAQADSGHGSESDTGPHSAAPSETGLSWQDAGPEDLESASWATAVALAWLEHRCAGFFEEWELVAAKADAWLQAQRLPEGLDVGCLKGAARHLFLLLRHWDENIKLNMLCYNPNNV